Proteins co-encoded in one Arachis stenosperma cultivar V10309 chromosome 7, arast.V10309.gnm1.PFL2, whole genome shotgun sequence genomic window:
- the LOC130940747 gene encoding pentatricopeptide repeat-containing protein At1g71210, mitochondrial-like, translating to MTMLQPLKHVTKGRSLFSSFLIHSIHPSSFSSSSSFSSNCHTVLRKINQNDVASFIKDWFSTRDPLITRIFQILSSTDSSNNDAALDASLSTLTLPRLDESFVLTVLHHGTAAAHVYPCLRFFHWAGRQPDFHHTRGTFSAIFRILARAPSGKDLDEFLQSFRRRDSAFYPRVRFHDTLVIGYAIAGKPEIALQVFGKMRFHGLDLDSFGYHVLLNALVDKDYFNAFDAIVRQIRMRGFENRYTNASVMKRLCYLGRLDEAEGFLFGLVDGGKELHGSEVSALVSALCGSNRFDHAVRLVRELGDLGLVPLDHAYGVWIKCLVQGGRLDEALEFFRQKKRDEGYIPSLARYNMLIYRLLRENRPDEAWDLLMDMYETAIPPNSVTMNAVLCFFCKAGMVDVALDLFKSRSEFMLSPNHMAYKYLILTLCWDGNAKEAFTVLKSSINHHYFPDRKTFTRLANVLCRECMIDEMKELLHLALERKIMPNASTYDNFIMALCRAGRVEDSYLIHGELKGASASRAYANMIKGFKELNRGDIAARLLVEMKEKGHKVTPALCRVVLCCLLQMDNSRSRFFSLFEMLSHNDRQHYIYDCFIDAAGHAKQAELAWNVYELMLRNGIQPTSSSQILMLKAYFKSGRTSDALNFFKHVWSRGLATKKLYNCLVVSLCKSKNPEPAYLLLKQMLSDGFHPSIECYENLVLALCLSKRYHKAVYLVNVYEKMGRRLTSSLGNILLSQSLSSLEVYNACVRLRGVKEEGGTDWSMLSFVVGAFHDHRSVSHVEDLEKLIAKCFPLNVYTYNLLLTKACKSDDMEQACKLFERMRRRGFEPNWRTYTTMLDGFERHGMRDKAERWFQESKRNYPTKEPE from the coding sequence ATGACAATGCTGCAGCCACTGAAACATGTAACCAAAGGCAGatccctcttctcttctttcctcaTTCACAGTATCCAcccttcttccttttcttcttcatcatctttttcttctaacTGCCACACCGTCTTAagaaaaataaaccaaaatgacGTCGCATCCTTCATCAAGGACTGGTTCAGCACGCGCGACCCACTCATCACCCGAATCTTTCAGATTCTCTCTTCGACGGACTCCTCCAATAACGACGCCGCCCTCGATGCCTCTCTCTCCACCCTAACACTCCCCCGTCTCGATGAGTCCTTCGTCCTCACCGTACTCCACCATGGCACCGCCGCCGCACACGTCTACCCCTGTCTCCGCTTCTTCCATTGGGCCGGCCGCCAGCCCGACTTCCACCACACTCGCGGCACCTTCTCCGCCATCTTCCGAATCCTCGCTCGCGCCCCATCAGGGAAAGACCTCGACGAATTTCTTCAATCCTTCCGCCGGCGTGACTCCGCCTTCTACCCCCGTGTGCGGTTCCACGATACTCTCGTCATTGGATATGCTATTGCGGGTAAGCCTGAGATTGCACTCCAAGTGTTTGGTAAAATGCGGTTTCATGGTTTGGACTTGGATTCTTTTGGTTACCATGTGCTTTTGAATGCCCTTGTTGATAAGGATTATTTCAATGCTTTTGATGCCATTGTTAGGCAGATTAGGATGAGAGGTTTTGAGAATCGGTATACCAATGCTTCTGTTATGAAGAGGTTGTGCTATCTGGGGAGGTTGGATGAGGCCGAAGGGTTCTTGTTTGGCTTGGTGGATGGTGGCAAGGAGCTTCATGGCTCCGAGGTGAGTGCTCTTGTCAGTGCTTTGTGCGGGAGCAATAGGTTTGATCATGCTGTTAGGTTAGTTAGGGAGCTTGGGGATTTGGGGCTGGTGCCGCTGGATCATGCTTATGGAGTTTGGATAAAGTGCCTTGTGCAGGGTGGCCGGTTGGATGAGGCCTTGGAGTTTTTCAGACAGAAGAAGAGAGATGAAGGGTACATTCCTAGTTTGGCGAGGTACAACATGTTGATTTACAGGCTCTTGAGGGAGAACAGGCCCGACGAGGCGTGGGATTTGTTGATGGACATGTATGAGACTGCTATTCCACCGAACTCGGTTACCATGAATGCTGTGCTGTGCTTCTTTTGCAAGGCGGGGATGGTGGATGTCGCTCTTGATCTGTTCAAGTCGAGGTCAGAGTTTATGCTGTCCCCAAATCATATGGCTTATAAGTACTTGATACTTACTTTGTGTTGGGACGGAAACGCCAAGGAAGCATTCACTGTGTTGAAGAGCTCGATCAATCACCATTATTTTCCAGATAGAAAGACCTTTACTAGGCTTGCCAATGTTCTGTGTAGAGAGTGCATGATTGATGAGATGAAAGAGTTGCTCCATCTTGCCTTGGAACGGAAAATTATGCCTAATGCTTCCACATATGACAACTTTATAATGGCACTGTGCCGGGCAGGAAGAGTGGAAGATAGTTATTTGATACATGGGGAACTTAAAGGTGCGTCTGCTAGCAGGGCCTATGCAAATATGATCAAGGGTTTTAAAGAGTTGAATAGGGGAGATATTGCTGCTCGTCTTCTCGTTGAAATGAAGGAGAAGGGTCATAAAGTGACACCGGCTCTATGTAGAGTTGTTCTTTGTTGTTTACTTCAGATGGACAATTCAAGGTCTCGGTTTTTCAGTTTGTTTGAGATGCTGTCCCATAATGATCGTCAACATTATATTTATGATTGTTTCATTGATGCGGCTGGGCATGCCAAGCAGGCTGAGTTGGCTTGGAATGTGTATGAGTTAATGCTGAGGAATGGCATTCAGCCCACTTCATCTTCTCAAATTCTTATGTTGAAAGCTTATTTCAAAAGTGGAAGGACTTCTGATGCACTTAACTTCTTTAAACATGTTTGGTCCCGTGGATTGGCtactaaaaagttatataatTGCTTGGTTGTTTCTCTCTGCAAAAGCAAGAATCCTGAACCTGCGTATCTGCTCTTAAAACAAATGTTAAGTGACGGTTTTCATCCAAGCATTGAATGCTATGAGAATCTTGTACTGGCGCTTTGTTTATCGAAAAGATATCATAAGGCAGTGTATCTTGTTAATGTGTATGAGAAAATGGGACGTCGATTAACCTCTTCTCTCGGTAACATACTTCTTTCTCAATCTCTATCTTCACTGGAAGTTTACAATGCCTGTGTTCGTTTAAGAGGAGTGAAAGAGGAGGGAGGAACTGATTGGTCAATGCTTAGCTTTGTGGTTGGTGCATTTCATGATCATCGTAGCGTTAGCCATGTTGAGGACTTGGAGAAATTGATAGCAAAGTGCTTTCCACTTAACGTTTACACTTACAATTTGTTGTTGACAAAAGCATGCAAGAGTGATGATATGGAGCAGGCTTGTAAGTTGTTTGAAAGGATGCGTCGAAGGGGCTTTGAGCCCAACTGGCGGACTTATACCACCATGCTTGATGGTTTCGAAAGGCATGGGATGAGAGACAAGGCTGAGAGGTGGTTTCAAGAAAGTAAAAGGAATTATCCAACAAAGGAACCAGAATGA